In Streptococcus parasuis, the following proteins share a genomic window:
- the dapB gene encoding 4-hydroxy-tetrahydrodipicolinate reductase, with the protein MTINVIIAGFKGKMGSTAVEMVNGDADLSLAALVDPFATETEVDGVPVFKTKEEVAGVEADVWVDFTTPKFAYENTRFALENGFAPVVGTTGFSSEEIEELTALSAEKGLGGLIAPNFAIGAILLMQFAAQAAKYFPNLEIIELHHDKKKDAPSGTAVKTAELISQVRPTLLQGVADEEELIAGARGAAFDGFRIHSVRLPGLVAHQEVIFGAQGEGLTIRHDSYDRISFMSGVNLGIKEVVHRSQLVYGLEHLL; encoded by the coding sequence ATGACAATTAATGTGATTATTGCTGGTTTTAAAGGGAAAATGGGATCAACAGCCGTAGAAATGGTCAATGGTGACGCAGACCTCTCGTTGGCTGCCTTAGTAGATCCATTTGCAACTGAGACCGAAGTTGATGGTGTTCCTGTTTTCAAAACCAAGGAAGAAGTTGCGGGTGTGGAAGCGGATGTTTGGGTTGACTTTACGACACCAAAATTTGCTTACGAAAATACCCGTTTTGCTTTAGAAAATGGGTTTGCACCTGTCGTTGGGACGACTGGATTTTCTTCGGAAGAAATTGAAGAGTTGACAGCTTTGTCTGCTGAAAAAGGTTTAGGTGGATTGATTGCACCAAACTTTGCAATCGGAGCGATTTTGTTAATGCAATTTGCCGCACAAGCAGCTAAGTATTTCCCTAATCTTGAAATTATTGAACTTCACCATGATAAGAAGAAAGATGCTCCAAGTGGTACAGCTGTAAAAACAGCCGAACTGATTTCTCAAGTACGGCCAACCCTACTTCAAGGTGTTGCAGATGAAGAAGAATTAATTGCTGGAGCTCGTGGCGCAGCATTCGATGGGTTCCGCATTCATTCCGTTCGCTTACCAGGATTGGTCGCTCACCAAGAGGTCATCTTTGGTGCACAAGGTGAGGGTCTGACAATTCGACATGATTCATACGATCGTATTTCTTTTATGAGTGGTGTTAACCTTGGCATTAAAGAGGTTGTTCATCGCTCACAACTCGTTTATGGTTTGGAACACTTATTATGA